The following proteins come from a genomic window of Paenibacillus swuensis:
- the rimO gene encoding 30S ribosomal protein S12 methylthiotransferase RimO codes for MTEKVKVVTLGCEKNLVDSEIMSGLIHERGYILVDDKEEATVIIVNTCGFIDAAKEESVNTILDMAELKETANLKALIVSGCLTQRYKKELMYEMPEIDGIVGTGDFDKIGQIVDEALRGRKPIYVGNPAFNYDQVLPRRVSTPRYTAYVKIAEGCDNACTFCSIPIMRGKFKSRSMESILAEVENLASQGVKEISLIAQDSTNYGTDLYDGFMLPVLMNKVSEVPGVEWVRLHYAYPGFFSEELMETIASNPKICKYIDMPLQHSEDAILKRMRRPGRQRDSRELIHNIRKSIPEVSLRTSLIVGFPGETDEEFNRLADFVKEMKFDRLGVFTYSQEEDTPASRLPNQVPDDVKEWRANTLMELQRQISKDNSGRFIGKELDVLVERYDGRNDIYIGRSQYDAPEIDGEVFITRCTKGIGEIARVRITHSYEFDLSGEGMA; via the coding sequence ATGACAGAAAAGGTGAAGGTTGTAACGCTGGGTTGTGAGAAGAACCTCGTTGATTCCGAAATCATGTCGGGGCTGATCCACGAACGCGGGTACATACTTGTTGACGATAAAGAAGAAGCAACGGTTATAATCGTAAACACCTGCGGATTTATAGACGCGGCTAAGGAGGAATCCGTTAACACGATTCTGGACATGGCCGAGTTGAAGGAGACCGCTAACTTAAAGGCGCTCATTGTTTCCGGCTGTCTGACTCAGCGATATAAGAAGGAGCTTATGTACGAGATGCCTGAAATTGACGGAATCGTCGGCACAGGCGACTTTGATAAGATCGGTCAGATTGTGGATGAAGCTTTGAGAGGCCGTAAACCTATTTATGTCGGCAACCCTGCATTTAACTATGACCAGGTATTGCCACGCCGCGTATCCACCCCAAGATATACAGCCTATGTGAAAATCGCGGAAGGTTGCGACAATGCATGCACATTCTGCAGCATTCCGATCATGCGCGGCAAGTTTAAGAGTCGCTCCATGGAATCTATCCTTGCAGAGGTAGAGAATCTGGCCTCGCAAGGAGTTAAAGAAATCAGCTTAATCGCTCAGGATTCAACGAATTACGGTACCGATCTGTATGATGGATTTATGTTGCCGGTATTAATGAATAAAGTAAGCGAAGTTCCGGGTGTGGAGTGGGTCCGGCTTCATTATGCTTATCCCGGATTTTTCTCGGAAGAGCTTATGGAGACCATCGCTTCGAATCCTAAAATTTGCAAATACATTGATATGCCCCTGCAACATAGCGAGGATGCTATTCTTAAGCGGATGCGCAGACCGGGCAGACAACGTGATTCCCGTGAGCTTATTCACAACATTCGGAAGAGCATTCCGGAAGTTTCCTTACGTACATCGCTGATTGTCGGATTTCCCGGTGAAACAGATGAGGAATTCAATCGGTTGGCGGATTTTGTGAAAGAGATGAAGTTTGATCGATTGGGTGTATTTACATACTCTCAAGAAGAGGATACGCCTGCTTCACGTCTCCCCAATCAGGTACCGGATGATGTGAAGGAATGGAGAGCCAATACATTAATGGAGCTTCAACGCCAGATATCCAAGGATAACAGCGGCCGGTTTATCGGCAAAGAGTTGGATGTTCTTGTGGAACGGTATGACGGACGCAATGATATCTATATCGGGCGTTCGCAATATGATGCTCCGGAGATTGACGGAGAAGTGTTTATAACCCGGTGCACTAAAGGTATAGGTGAAATTGCGCGGGTCCGCATTACGCATTCTTATGAATTTGATTTATCCGGGGAGGGAATGGCATGA
- the pgsA gene encoding CDP-diacylglycerol--glycerol-3-phosphate 3-phosphatidyltransferase: MNLANRITLVRIFLVPVMMFFLLVRIDVQPLTFQDFSITYNQIIATLIFIIAASTDGLDGYIARKRKIVTNLGKLLDPLADKLLVAAVLISLVEMDKLDAWIAIVIISREFAVTGLRQVALLEGSVVAASAWGKWKTAIQITAIIVILLNNFPFFFLHFRFDLVAAWAAAIITVYSGIDYFIKNKEVLNFSKS, from the coding sequence ATGAACTTAGCTAACCGCATCACCCTCGTGAGAATATTCCTGGTCCCGGTCATGATGTTTTTCTTGTTGGTGAGAATTGATGTTCAGCCGCTGACGTTTCAAGACTTCAGCATTACTTATAATCAAATCATTGCGACTTTAATCTTTATTATCGCGGCCAGCACAGATGGTTTAGACGGTTACATTGCCCGTAAACGCAAGATTGTAACGAATCTGGGCAAGCTGTTAGATCCGCTTGCGGACAAGCTGCTGGTGGCTGCAGTTCTGATTTCTCTAGTGGAAATGGATAAGTTGGACGCTTGGATTGCCATCGTCATCATATCCCGCGAATTTGCTGTGACCGGTTTGCGGCAAGTGGCATTATTGGAAGGGTCGGTTGTGGCGGCCAGCGCCTGGGGGAAATGGAAGACCGCGATCCAGATTACAGCGATTATCGTTATTCTGCTGAATAATTTCCCATTCTTCTTCCTTCATTTCCGATTTGATCTGGTGGCTGCTTGGGCGGCGGCAATTATTACGGTGTATTCGGGGATTGATTATTTTATTAAGAATAAAGAAGTATTGAATTTTTCCAAATCATAA